DNA from Chloroherpetonaceae bacterium:
ACTTCAATTGGAAAATTATCCGTTCAATTTGCGCTCTGTTGTCGAAGAAGTCTTAGAACTTTTTGCTGTCAAAGCGGCGGAGAAAAACCTCGATATCGCTTACATTTTCCACGATAACTCTCCGATGCGAATCATCAGCGACGCAACGCGTTTAAGGCAGATTCTCGTTAATCTTGTGGGAAATGCTGTAAAGTTTACGCCTTCCGGTGAGGTTGTGATTGAAGTATCAGTTGAAGAAACCGGAATTATCGAAAAGAAATCGCTGACTGAACAGCTTGCTGAAGGCGATGTAAGTGAAATCGATGTCACAAAACTTGATGCCAGTGTTCGTGATGAATTACCTTCAGCAGAAGAAATGGAAAAATTGAAAGCTGAAATGCCACCGAAGCCTGCTGTCAAACCAAAAATGCGTTTACTCTTTAAGGTTCGAGATACGGGCATCGGTATTTCACGAGAGGGAATTAGCCGCTTGTTTCAATCCTTCTCTCAAGTTGATTCTTCTACCACACGACGCTATGGTGGAACGGGGTTAGGCCTTGCAATTAGCAAAAGGCTTGCCGAGCTAATGGGTGGAAATATGTGGGTCGATTCTGAAATCGGCACCGGTTCAACCTTCTCATTTACTTTGCTAACTGAAGCGCTTCCTAATTCAAGCGAAGACGTCCGAATGCCAAAAATTAGCCTTGCTGGCAAGAAAATGTTGATTGTGGATGATAATGCTACAAATCGCCGCATTTTGCAGCTCCAAGCCAATGTCGCGGGAATGCTTTCTATTGAAGTAAATAACGGCGAAGAAGCGCTTGAAATTATCAAGCGCGGCGAGCATTTTGACGTCGCTATTCTTGATTACTTAATGCCTGAAATGGACGGGGTTTCGCTCGCACTCGAGATCAGAAAAATGCGTTCTCCAGAACAGCTTCCGATTGTAATGTTAACCTCGATTGGAAGAAGAGAAGAAAATGCAGTGGCCAACAGCGTAAACTTTGCTGCTTATATCTATAAACCCATTAAACAAGCACAGCTTTACGAAATTTTAGAAAACATCTTTAGAAAAGTTGACAATCAAAGTGAATTGGCGGTGGCCTCACCCCAACAGCTCGATGGGAATTTGGCACAACGAATCCCGCTTCGAATCCTTCTTGCCGAAGATAATGCGGTTAATCAAAAGCTCGCGATTAAGCTGCTCGAAAAAATGGGATACCGAGCCGATATTGCCGGTAATGGGTTGGAAGTAATTTCAGCATTGAAACGTCAATCCTATGATATTATTTTAATGGACGTCCAAATGCCGGAAATGGATGGACTTGCCGCAACGCGCCAAATCCGTGCTTTGTGGAACGACTATGAAAGGCCGTTTATCATTGCAATGACAGCCAATGCAATGCAAGGCGACCGTGAAATGTGCCTTGAAGCCGGAATGGATGATTATCTTAGTAAGCCGATACGCGTGGCAGAATTGCAAGCCAGCCTTGAACATTGGGGAAAGCTAAGAATTGAATCTCAAAAAAAGTTGCAAATCAGCTAATTTCCTTTTAATAAATTCAAATGGATACATTTAGTTTTAATGACAAGCCGTTGTTGGATTTAGCAACACTTGGAAGTTTAAGAGAAATTTATTCCACCCCAGAAGAACTCAAAGAAATTGTTGATTTATTTGTTGCAGACGCCAAAAAAAATATACACGAAATATCAGTTTCTTTTAACGACGCCGATGCTTTAAGGCATGCTGCACATTCCCTCAAAGGGAGCAGCAGTGTTATCGGAGCGATTCGCTTGGCGGAAGTTTCTTTTCAGATAGAGATTTGCGGGCGAAATAATCAATTACAAAATGTCCCTTCCTTTTATCAATACCTTAAGCCCATTTATGAAGAAACAATGACGATCCTTCTTAAAGAGGTTGAAAAGTAAGCGCAATGGAAAATCGACAACTCTCCGTTTCTCTTGTTTATACTCTTATTGCAATCATTTTTTCTGTTTTGCTCTCCCGAATTTTTTACCTCCAAATGGTAGAGCAAACAGAGCTCGGTAAAATATCATCACAAAATAGTGTTCGTAAAATTCCTGTTGATCCGGCTCGAGGTGATATTTACGATCGATACGGAGAAATTGTCGTGGGTAGTCAACCGCGCTATACGGTTCAACTAACACCTGCAAATTTTGATCGAAAAAACACCCAATTCCTCAGTGAAATCGTTGGAGTTCCCGAAAACACCTTAAATGATTTGATCAATGAAGGAATTCTCTATAACCGCTTTGCTCCTGTTAAAATTAAGCGCGATGCCGATTTCTCAATTATCAACCGCGTTGAAGAAAATTTATGGCAACTAACCGGAGTTGAATTGGTCATTGAAAATAAACGCAGATACCCTGATTCTTTTCGTGGCGCTCATATTTTTGGCTACACGAAAATTATCTCTAAAGTCATGCTTGAAAAGCTTTCTAAAGAAGACTATTCACGAAACGATATCATTGGTTACAGTGGCCTTGAGCGTACTTATGAAGAAAAATTAAAGGGTAAAAAAGGCACCAAATTGATTATGGTGAATTCACTCGGAAAATTTGTGAGTGACTATAATGGGGGAAATGAAAATGTGCCGTCCCAAAATGGAATTGATCTCTACACCACATTAGATGCAGGGCTTCAGGTGGTTGCCGAAAGTTTGCTTACAGCAACCGGAAAATCAGGAGCAATTGTTGCGATTGACCCGAGAGAC
Protein-coding regions in this window:
- a CDS encoding Hpt domain-containing protein gives rise to the protein MDTFSFNDKPLLDLATLGSLREIYSTPEELKEIVDLFVADAKKNIHEISVSFNDADALRHAAHSLKGSSSVIGAIRLAEVSFQIEICGRNNQLQNVPSFYQYLKPIYEETMTILLKEVEK